A segment of the Sander lucioperca isolate FBNREF2018 chromosome 7, SLUC_FBN_1.2, whole genome shotgun sequence genome:
AGCCAATCGTGAACAAGTTAGTCTGAAAGTGTCTGCGGAAAAAAACACTCAACTCAACGTTAAACATTTGTGATTCTAAATGTGCAGGAAATCTGTAACATCTGTCGATcccaaaaagagaaaagaccaAAGCAAAAGGAACAGCATAAACATGCAGAAATTGActcagagaaaaacagaaaaacatgacAGCCAAGAGAATATAAAGTGCTCTGAGATCATTTCAACCACAgaacaaataaacagacagCAGACTAAAAATACCGCTGTAATGAACGTCTGAGCACAGCCCTTTAATTTCCTGACACTCGACAAGCTCCACTAAATATAGGAAAAATAACATGTTGAAAACAACCGTTTATCACATATACAGAGTTGTCATTTGTCTCAGAAGGCTTTAAAAAGTATCCAAAatacaaaacctttttttacagCCTAAAGCTGTGTGTCTTATTTCTGATGTAACTCAGAacattaaagaaataaataaggtAGCGTATCAGTAGGCTGGAACTAATATTAAAATAGAGATCTATGaatacataaaatataataatggacacctcgtcggCATTAACTGTTACATATTTATCTGATATATCTGCAGACAAATGTGAAACCGAGCTGGTGGAACTCTTTATGTTGTTTGAAAGGTCAACATTAGGGCCTCTAAATAATTCATGAGTGCCCCTTGTGGACAAATAATATAACCTGTCAGAGTAGGTTACTTCTCTGCACCACCATGTGGAGTGAAGTACCAATCAAGGCCTCGGCCAATCAGGGAAGGACACCAACAACTGGCTGTATCCAGTTTCCCAGCCTCATGGCTGTAGCAGCCATTGTGTGTGGATTTGTGGACTGACAGATCCTGTGCGTCCATGAGACGTAAGTTTAACAACAAATTCTGTAGAtaagttaaaggtgcagtaggtaagacttataaaactaaatttctgtcatatttgctgaaactgaccctatgttccagtagaactacatgaagcaggtcatttaaaaaaaaatctggctcctcaggcaccacctacagcctgtagtgtgatttgcaaaaatccacagctccctgttcagatgcaccaatcagggccatggggggtgtctaactgcgtgtcaatcactgctcatgcacacgcatacattctcccttgtggggggaggggcttaggagaccgtttgggctttagcggaaaggggggagggactgagaagttgttgatgttcaaattattTGGCTAAATCCAGTTTGATCTaagaacagtttgattttccagctcgctccgttagtggtgaaggagttggctaaggcgaacgctagcgatgctaagccgacgtcacgaccaaacgttagcgattggttatggcagatccagagtggctctgggcagatccaatagttttaaacttcaacagagtacccgccttcaaggaagttaacacttgtcaatggagagaggccagactctctggacaaatgaaatgtaccaaacAAGCTGTGATAATAAAACTATAATACAAAAATTGTAAAGTAACTTTTATTGAAGAGATCCTTAAATGTGTTTTGAAATCCAAAGTTACGTTTTGTAACGTTGGTCATGAAGACTCTtgattttggtttgtttttctcaAAAGGAATGATCATTGAATGTTTTTGCATTGATTACATTAGAATCACAGAAATGCATCATCACAAAGctaaaaataatcataaaaaatggTTTTATCCGCGTCATGTCCTGCCACCTGCAcgcttcagagagagagaggcgcaCGCTGTTTAAATAAGTCAAGCTTAAGTTACATTTATATCAAGTTTTACATTGTACAGGACATTGTTtttgttagtttagtttaaagtgcccatattatgacaAAAGcactgggatttggggagttattttgtgtctctggtgcttccacacgcatacaaactttgataaaaccaTCCATgatgttttgagtgagatacgggtatCTGAAtctatcctgccttcagtctccgggtgagctgttcaaaatctgcagggcttTCTACATCACTAGCCGAAACAAGGGGGCTAAACCATGCTAGCgctagcggttagccccctcgttctcaatggcaaaacactgctacaacacacacaagttcaccataatctacaaaagaactacttccatgtccctgttctgcaggtattccacgcaaagttggaagtgtgccctcgtttagaagaagtctcccagctaatcctgccttgtactgactgcagttagagaaacagctaaCTAGCAATTGTgagccttacctagctactgcgcatgtgcgactgccaacaaagatgttacagaagttgagatgtctcactctgtagctaaaacagagacctgacacagggtgaaaagagaagctgcagcaatgtgcagtacaacaacaatatggtgtttttgaaaattaaaccatgtaaacctattctggtacaacctcaaaatacaattatgaacctgaaaattagcataatatggccactttaagtatgtttatgttgaaataaatataccttTACAAGTTGTTATGTCTCCCGTTGTATTTGGTTTGTcctcttatggacataatgtgcaCAAACCGATATTCAAacctatgtgttttttttttagcaggaatattcaaatattcaaaCTGTTGGAGCTGTGGGGGAGCCAAAGGGAAGCAAGGCCTTCTGGGGCGCGCATAAACTTCACATCCTTTAGGTTTTACCGGCAAAACCACCCTGAGTCTTTCACATAGAAATCTGTCCACACACTGCTCTAGGCAACCAGGAAAGTCGGAAGGTctcagattttaagttacattacaATCCGTTCACACATTGGAAATACAAAGTGATtgatacatttaaaaagctcCACATAGTACCTTTTAAGAAAAAATAGTTTCAGAATTGTGGAAAAATGTGCCTTTACTTTCAGATGACGTCAAACAAGTTATGATAAAACATAAAGGTCCTTTTTAAAGTGAGCCTCGATAAGCACCGGAGATTAAAGTCCAGTGTATTATGGAGGGTAGGTACATTTTATGAGCTGAGTGTAAAACAGCTGAGCAGAATTAAAATATTTCCAAGAAGCAAAACGATTAAAACCACACAACCCaagaattgtatttttttttctccaaaatatGGATTCAAAATAAGTACGGACAACTTAATAAAACAACCTTAAAAATGCATAGGAATCCCAATAAGTACTTAATCCACTTCAAACCTAATGAGAGCAAATATTAAAAGTGAACTTGCTGATCTTCCTGTAATTAAAATCCTGTCTAAATATTGTTCGACTTTACTTACGCTGACGCCAAATATGGATATTTttaaggtgctctaagcgatgttgggtgacagcacttcttgttgacgttgaagtattttcaaacaaaacgaggctagctcgcccctccctgcTCCTCATCCTGTCCTTTCCCTTCTGTGCTTCCGCtaactaaccccccaacccccacccccaaatccttcttgtcggttattggctggaagactgttatgtttggtggtgcaggttggcacagctTGTTTTTGTTGGCATTTATGGatcctgggctgtctacagagacccgtatttttttacagtgtgttcagggcacaggcagctagcggaaaaaaacaacatgaattaGGGGAAACTTGAACATAAGTTAATGGGCCAAAGAGGAAGAGGTTTTCAACAGGATGTTGAGGAAATAACAAAAGCCCCAGCCATGTTGAATTCCAAAGTCTGGATCCATAGTTGCTCTACAGTTgtgtcattttaatttacatttttttatttattgtttggaCTTTTGGCAAATAATGAGAAAAAACCTGCACTTAACCTTTTTAAGGGCATTTTGTATTCACAGCTAGACTGATATGTGATGCATCATTATAGGATTGTCTAGCATATTGATTAGCGCAGAATTGCCGTATTGTGATATTATCATATTGTGAGCCATGTATCGTATTGATTGTATCCTGAGGTACCCTGTGATTCCCACTCTTGCACTGGATCACTTTGATTCTGAAAAAAAGTTCTGAAGCCTCTTTTTTCCCATGATTTGTAGGTGGATTCTGGCATTACAGGAAAATTAATATTGTTGTAGATGCGAATCTTTTGTTCTACTTATTTGctgacaggagagatgatcaGAGGGGCAGAGTTTTTACCACCGTCATTAGGACTGGGACTGAAGAATGGGtagagtttctcagtgaaggagcagccagtaaaggaGTAAATAAGAGCTTCAGCGTCAAcgtcataaaaggagaccagaccctcctcataatccacaaacacccccaccttctgaggCTGAGACTTCAGAGACAGACGAACTCTAGGGTCAGCAAGAGCAAAGTACTCATTTTCATTTCTCAAACATATCATCCAGAGACCCTTCTGAGGGCTCAGTGTGACGAGTCCCTTTCTGTTTATCAACTCTTTGGCCACTCCTAAATTCCACTTTGTCTTCCCTTTAACCTGAACCTCATAATAAAATCTTCCTGAAGAGAAACTCTGCTTTGCTAAAACACAGGTGCAAGAATCAAATCTCTATGGATTGTCTGGAAGATTCATGCCGCACCATCACTTCCCGCGCCTATGCCAGAGTTGAAAGTCAACTTTATTATGGAGGGTAGTTACATTTTGTTAgttgatttaaaaagaaacgTGCGCAGAATGAAAATATTTCCAAGAAGCACAACaaataaaatcacatttaaaatttttaaatgaataccAACAATTTTCCAAAACATGGACTCAAAATTAGCTACCCATTAATTActgaatacattttaaactgatgagagcaaacattaaaaatattaaaaccaaGGTTGCTGATCTTCCTGTAATTTAAACACTCTCTGAATCATCGTCCTTATATTTTAAAGTGTATCTTAGTTTTTTCCTCATGAAGAGCTACTTGTTCATTGACTTTTAATTAGGTGTGAAATTTGTGAGATTTTTATGTGAAAATGGAGAAAGCTGTCTCAGCTAAAGTGCACTAAATGTTAACTGTCATCATTATTTGatactgtggaaaaaaaaatatgattctCATGGATGTTCTGtatcctctttttttctatgaTTTCATAGATGTAACATTTTGTTCTACTCAGTGACCGACAGGAGAGATGATCAGAGGGGCAGAGTTTTTACCACCATAGTTATTACAGGGACAGAAGTATGGGtagagtttctcagtgaaggagcagccagtaaaggagtagataagagctgcagcatcaacgtcataaaaggagacccgaccctcctcataatccacaaacacccccaccttctgaggccgagacttcagagagagaaggacatCAGGGCCAGCTAGAGCTTTGTACTCATTGTCATTCCTCAACACTATAGTCCAGAAACCCTTCTGAGGCCTCAGTGTGATTTGTCCCTTCCTGTTGATTGACTCTCTGACCACTCCTAAATCCCACTCAGTCTTCCCTTTAACCTGAACCTCATAATAAAATCTTCCTGAAGAGAAACTCTGCTTTGCTAAGACATTAACACAAGTATCAAATCTCTTTGGATTGTCTGGGAGATTCTTCCTCACATCACCATGTTTAACTTCTTTCCCatcatcagacaggatgagttTAGGATTAGCTGTATCAGGATCAAGAGTCACATCCACTTCATACTGCTGGACCCTCTTCAGCTCAAATCGAAACACCTCACTGAGCGTCTCCTTCAGCTGATTCACAGCTCTCCTCACAGTCCCCTCATATGAAGGTGGACGGACGTTGACTTCTGTCCAGTCCTTGGTGGGTGGAACAGTGTTCAGGGAGGTGAAGctctggaggaggtggaggtggtcTTCAGACTGTAAGAGctgctccacctcagtgcttctcttctgcagctcagagatttcctgttccagctctGTGATGAAACCTTCAGCTGGTTTCTCTAtctttctctgcttctcctTTATCATCTCGATGAGCTCGGCCAGGCTTCTCTCAACAGACTCCTTCAGAGCAGTGAAGATCTGAACAccttctgctatctctctgtcaGCATCTTCAACACTGAGCTCCACTGAGTGTTTGATCTCCTGAATCTTCAGTcgtctcttctggatcatctgcAGAATTTCAGCCCCTGTCTTCCACAGCTCAGCCTTCTTTGCTTCATATTCTTCTTTCAGAGGACCATATTCTTCCTTCTGAGGACCAACACCATGTTTCTTTTGGTCTGAAACCATCCACGAcataacaacacacagcagACATACAAGGAAGAACATCCAGGTCCTTCTTTTGGTTCCTGAGTAGACGTCACAGGGAACTTCTTTTGGTTTGGACTTGTAttgctctgagctgctgctgctggcttccTGTTGAGCTGACTGTCTGAACTGAGCAGCCATCTCAGAGATAAAAGTGTTGACCTCTAGCTCAGGTTTTGTCCTAAAACCCTTTTTACAGTTGGGACACTGATAGGGAAGATCAATATCCCAGTGATCAGTGATGCAGTTTTTACAGAAGTTGTGTCCACATGGTATGGTGACTGGGtcagtgaacacatccagacagatggagcagAGAAACTGATCTTCAGTCAGCAGACAGCTGGCAGCAGACATATCGACACTCTGAGGACAAAAGTATAAAAGGCAAAACAGCAATTACGTATCTTTTTGAATGAAGGGAATTTAGCTGGTCTCTTTATTAACTgtatattaaatattatttgGGCTATACTAAAATGACATTGGCTAATAGAAAATGAGGCTTTTTTTAGATGAACTATTGATGAAACATTGGATGGCTCCGCAAAAATTTCCCCTTCACCACATAATTAAATGAGATGTTTATTAGgctatttaaaataataaactgaGGGTGTAGTGCATACTTTTGCACCCTGGTAGAACAGGGTGTAACATAACATTAATGTTGCTGTTCTCTCATTCATTCACATGAATACATAAGATTATTATGGGCTATAACATTGACCCTCCAGGAAATGGCTACTAATTCAAGTGTTTTTCTACCACACCAGAGAAtaagtgaggaagagagagggcaACCATCCCACAgggaaaaacatttgaaaaagagAGGACACATCAAGGGAGAGAAGTGAGATGTCAGGGACAATAGGGTGGCTGATGGACATTGTCAGACGGACTGAGATGAAGATGAGGTTGGAGAAACGAAGGCTTCCTACCCAGCTGTGTGGAATGAAGAAATGTGGAGGAATAAACCGGCAGCACTGGTTTGGATTGACAGCAAAGACAAGAAATTAGGGTGCAAAACTTGCACAGAGGTGGCCGGTCTAAATGTGTTTGAATCACAAGGGGTGTGTTGGTCAGCAGAGTGGTGTCTTATAGCGTCCATTCAGGTGAAAATCGCAATGCGCAGTTTGaatctttaagaaaaaaagtcattgagCCCAGACAGTCACTCGCTCAAATCCTCAACAAATCCAAAGAGGAGACATTAGAAAAGATGTGCGTCAAAATGAACACAGCCTACTTACAAGCTACAACGGCTGTCTTTCAGGCAGCATTGCACATTGCCCAAAAGGATTGGACTTGCGCTGAACATTTAATTTACTAGAATTGCACCAATTTAATGGGGTTGAGGTTGGCAACTGCTTAAGTTCTAGGTACTGTACTGCACAGATCGGCGATCACGTTGCTGGGGAGATGGGATTCAGTGCAATcattaaaagtgtttttttctttatagcagtgcttaaaaaaaaacattaaacacagaaTGCAGTATGATCATGTTTAGTCCATTATTAAAGTGCATTAGCAAATAAAGTGCATAGAGTTCTGAGAGATCAGACAGTCCATAGTCCATATAATAGTAGAGACAGAATGTAGTATGATCATTTATAGTGCATTGTTGAGGTGCATTAATACTGTACGTAAAGTGCGTAGTGATCAGAGGTAGTCAGACAGTCCATAGTCCATGTGGGCCGGCTCTGTTTCCACAAATACAGGAACAGTGGTAACATGACCTGCCAAACAAGCCTCACCTTGCATGTGAGTCATAGGTGTGCTCCGGTACGTAAACAAATTGCACTACACCCTTGCTTACAAAGGCAGACAACAGGAACTACAGAGACAGTGAGGCTGAGAGGAAAGAGTTTGAATTCAAGGCTACTTAACCAAATTGTGTCACAGTTATATAAGTTGTAAAACAGCAATTTTCTGCCTTTTACTCTGTAtactttgtttctttgttctaGATTCTGGTTTTAACGTTGCACTATTTAGTGCATTTTTTCTCAGTGTCaggtggacaataaagtctaATCTACTCACCTGTCTTTGGCAGAGATTCTGCTGTTAAAAAGCTGCTGGATTCAGTTTAATGTTTCTTTAGGGAGAAATGGAGAGAAACTTTTCTCAACTGCAGCTCTGCTGTCACTCATATAAACTTTCACCTGCTTTTCAGGAAATGTGACGTTGCAGCTCTCCTCTTTCACTGTAGCTCCACCTCTCAGTGGAGCTCTGTGAGGGACTTTGACttgttatgtttttaatgtaacaTCTCACTTAAAAACACCAGTACAGGGGATAACTggaaaaaatgacaacaaaagacTTTGTAAATTTAATTTTGAATTGGATAAGGAAAAGCAGCAAGGAAATGGATTTGAAAATGAGAAAAGTAAGTTTGCCCTTTTAAATGCCTTATTAAAAGCTGTATTCTTAATTATAGTTGCTCTATTAAGTAATTGATTAATGAATGCATTCGAAAACCAATTCATTCATTCCTGTTTTAATGTACAATCAAATACTAAATAAAGAAATGCTCTATTTCCATCTCCAAGTCCCTGGAGGTCCTCCATATAATGAGCTGAGTGGACTAGAAATATCTCCTGATAGCAAAGGGGTTTGAAGGTCCGTCTACTGGAGCAGTGAACAACGTTTacattgcataagaaccttataggatgggaatgattgttccaggtattagtcaaaccctcaAGTTTAACCAGGTGTTATTGTTTGAAAACaactttagattttgattgcaaaacacattcaaatataaatgaatgGTCTTACAAATATATGTTTGAAATTCACCATGGTACAAGCGGATTAAAGCCCTTCGAGGTGTCAATACACagggtagtctatatcgacgtttcatttccgggattgttcaggtgtatgtccctcatttcggctgatgtccgtccccttcctgtttctttgtgttggcgttctaaactcctgtggatttctgaggactatggttaactgctcctcagatctctgcagggtaaatccagacagctagctagactatctgtccaatctgagtgttctgttgcacgactaaaactacttttgaatgtacacatgttccaccaaaacaagttccttcctgaggctatttagcagaggcacagTGGCTCCGTCACAGGTTGTCCTAGGCAACCAAGGAAGTCGGGGAAGGTCTCAGATTTTAAGCTACGTTAATATCCGTTCACACATTGGCAATACAAAGTGATTAATACATGTATAAGCTCCACATAGTAACTTTTTAAGAAACAATAGCTTCAGAATTGTGGAAATATGTGCCTTTACCTTCACATGATCTCAAACAAGTTAtgataaaacataaacaaaggtcCTTAAAGTTAGCCTCGATAAGCACCAGAGATGAAAGTCCAGTGTATTATGGAGGGTAGGTACATTTTATGAGCTAAGTCAAAAGCAGCTAAgccgataaaaaaaaaatcaaaaaaagctaaacaattaaaaacacaacCCAAGAATTTTATATATCTTCCAAAATATGGATTCAAACTAACTATAGTAAGTAATGAATGCACTTTAAAATTGATTagagaaaacattaaaaatatgaaaactgAGCATAAACAGCCAAGTAGCTGATCTTTCTGTAATTTAAATTCTGTCTGAAGCAACGTCCTCTTACTTTAAAGTTGGGCTGTTCCACAACTTTACTTTTTAATCAGCTCGGTATGAAATTTAACTTATGTGTGAAAATGGAGAAAGCTGTCTCCATCACAGTGTGCTGAATAATCTGTCAGAAGCTCCTGTTTGCTGTGTACCCATGGTTGTGTTGCGGTCCAATTGGTCAGTTAGGACAGAAGACAAACAACTTTTCTCAGTTAAGGTGGTTTATTAAAACTGGAATAATTAGAGAACTTGTATACAAGGATATTCCTGGTTTGAGAAGCCACAGTCAGCGGActgctgtttctctgtctctcctcgcCCCAAAAAGAGTACAGTTCAACAGTCACAGTTCAATATATGTAAAATGTGCAAAATtgtgttatttatcatttttgtacatgtttacaaagtgaaaaagcccaaagtccacccgaaagggacttaccatctccaacagaaaacactgttcacaaactgctccaaacagctctattgtagtccagcctttacttcagagacaaacgtggtcactttgtaacacacattataatgctcacctagctgctagcatggcacgccctcatactctgcttctgactggctagtagtccttacctaggtactgtcagagATAAAGTGGCCTCAGCAAGAGAGAGTCACAATGAATAATGTACAtgtttcatgtctgtgtgttcacaTTTCACTGAGTTATGAATCTGAGAAATTACCATTTTAACTTTAATTCTCCTCCTGCAGTATCTTTGCCTCCCCTTTTTACCCTCTGGATGAATTGGACTAGGATCTCTTTCTCTACTCAGAATCTAAAGAAATTACATGTAAACTTGTATggcattaaaagaaaattaatcattttttttttaatatatcatTTTTGTTCTACTTATTGGTTGACAGGAGAGATGATGAGAGGGGCAGAGTTTTTACCACCATACTTAGGACTGGGACTGAAGAATGGGtagagtttctcagtgaaggagcagccagtaaaggagtagataagagctgcagcatcaacgtcataaaaggagaccagaccctcctcataatccacaaacacccccaccttctgaggctgagacttcagagagagaaggactGCAGGGTCAGCAAGACCTTTGTACTCATTGTCATTCCTCAACCATATCGCCCAGTAACCATCCTGAGGCCTCAGTGTGATCTTTCCCTTCCTGTTGATCGACTCTCTGACCACTCCTAAATCCCACTCAGTCTTCCCTTTAACCTGAACCTCGTAATAAAATCTTCCTGAAGAGAAACTCTGCTTTGCTAAGACAATAACACAAGTATCAAATCTCTCTGGATTGTCTGGGAGATTCTTCCTCACATCACTAAATTTAACTTGTTTTCCatcatcagacaggatgagCCAGGGATTAGCTGTGTCAGGATCAAGAGTCACATCCACTTCATACTGCTGGACCCTCTTCAGATCAGAGTCAGGGAGCAGTTTAATGATCTGTTCACTAAGTTTTTCCTGCTGAGCCACATAGAGCTGCTCCACCTCAGTGTTTCTCTTCTtcagctcagagatttcctgttTCACATCTTTGACGAAGCTTTCAGCCAGTTTCTCTGTCATTGTCTGTTTCTCTTTGATCGTCTCGATGAGCTCGGCCTGGTTTCTCTCAACAGACTCCTTCAGAGTTaatatctgtctgtttgtgtcttccTTACTGAGCTCCATTGAGTGTTTGATCTCCTGGATCATCTGCAGAATTTCAGCCTGTGTCTTGGACAGCTCGATCTTCTTTGCTTCATATTCTTCTTTCAGAAGAAAATCATGTTTCTTTTGTTCTGACATCATCCAGGAAATGAAGACACACATAAGACACGCCAGGAAGAACATCCAGGTTTTCCTCTTGAGTCCTAAGTAGACGTCACAGGGAACTTCTTTTGCTTTCTGTTGAGCTGACTGTCTGAACTTAGCAGCCATCTCAGAGATCAAAGTGTTGACCTGCACCGTAGGTTTCGTCTTAAAACCTTTTCTACAGGTAGGACACTGATAGGGAAGTTCAATATCACAGTGATCAGTGATGCAGGTTTTACAGAAGTTGTGTCCACATGGTATGGCGACTGGATCAGTGAACACATTCAGACAGATGGAGCAGAGAAACTGATCTTTAGTCATCACACAGCTGTCAGCAGACATATCTGAGGAtgaaaagtcaaagtgtatattGCAGTTTTAACTCAATTTGGCGACTGTCATTATGAATGTAAGTAGAGCTGAATCTTTGTGTCAACGCTAGTTGTTACACTCAGTAAATATGATCATTTGTACTCACCAGTGTTAGTTAGAGAAAATCCTGAAGAACCCTGTTCAATTTCCTtaacagagaaaagagaaactggtcttgactgcagctctgctgaaggcaaatgttcagttttatctGATAATATAAACTAAAGCTTTCCTCCCTCTTGCTCCGCCTCTTACTGCAGCTTTGTACGTGAACTTTTATCATCAACATAACTTCTGGTAAAAGATTAATTTAATCCCATGGAACATACCATTACAAAAGAGGGCAGTGAAAGATATGGGCAATGTATTGTATCTTTAGTGCCTTTTATGACCCAACAATGTTCCAAAGTTCAGCTCACCAGACACATCGACAATCTGAGTCAAAGTGTAGCTATGTTGCACTTtagttaggggtccaagcctgaGGGGACTGGGAGCCAGCGAATACAATGCAACGCGGCTCTCA
Coding sequences within it:
- the LOC116054910 gene encoding uncharacterized protein LOC116054910, giving the protein MSADSCVMTKDQFLCSICLNVFTDPVAIPCGHNFCKTCITDHCDIELPYQCPTCRKGFKTKPTVQVNTLISEMAAKFRQSAQQKAKEVPCDVYLGLKRKTWMFFLACLMCVFISWMMSEQKKHDFLLKEEYEAKKIELSKTQAEILQMIQEIKHSMELSKEDTNRQILTLKESVERNQAELIETIKEKQTMTEKLAESFVKDVKQEISELKKRNTEVEQLYVAQQEKLSEQIIKLLPDSDLKRVQQYEVDVTLDPDTANPWLILSDDGKQVKFSDVRKNLPDNPERFDTCVIVLAKQSFSSGRFYYEVQVKGKTEWDLGVVRESINRKGKITLRPQDGYWAIWLRNDNEYKGLADPAVLLSLKSQPQKVGVFVDYEEGLVSFYDVDAAALIYSFTGCSFTEKLYPFFSPSPKYGGKNSAPLIISPVNQSVDMSAASCLLTEDQFLCSICLDVFTDPVTIPCGHNFCKNCITDHWDIDLPYQCPNCKKGFRTKPELEVNTFISEMAAQFRQSAQQEASSSSSEQYKSKPKEVPCDVYSGTKRRTWMFFLVCLLCVVMSWMVSDQKKHGVGPQKEEYGPLKEEYEAKKAELWKTGAEILQMIQKRRLKIQEIKHSVELSVEDADREIAEGVQIFTALKESVERSLAELIEMIKEKQRKIEKPAEGFITELEQEISELQKRSTEVEQLLQSEDHLHLLQSFTSLNTVPPTKDWTEVNVRPPSYEGTVRRAVNQLKETLSEVFRFELKRVQQYEVDVTLDPDTANPKLILSDDGKEVKHGDVRKNLPDNPKRFDTCVNVLAKQSFSSGRFYYEVQVKGKTEWDLGVVRESINRKGQITLRPQKGFWTIVLRNDNEYKALAGPDVLLSLKSRPQKVGVFVDYEEGRVSFYDVDAAALIYSFTGCSFTEKLYPYFCPCNNYGGKNSAPLIISPVGH